A genomic region of Daphnia carinata strain CSIRO-1 chromosome 5, CSIRO_AGI_Dcar_HiC_V3, whole genome shotgun sequence contains the following coding sequences:
- the LOC130697623 gene encoding uncharacterized protein LOC130697623, protein MMEFDFTCVVSHRAAVDTALWIFEVIAYHKPHLLFRRFLPTDRELFFNSYRPSMSVENCPPLDFGFRRVSSTDRYYVQFPGYARYRDIYPVRFARLLWWLESGEDIYHRNCRSSLFFNEQLQEEFHHSVAMQNVHRLLRRLLIGTDLMLVSSLYFQ, encoded by the exons ATGATGGAGTTTGATTTTACATGCGTTGTGTCTCATCGTGCTGCCGTTGATACTGCTTTGTGGATTTTCGAAGTTATAGCGTATCACAAGCCTCATTTGCTCTTCCGAAGATTTCTTCCCACTGATCGAGAACTGTTCTTCAATTCCTATCGGCCATCGATGAGTGTTGAAAATTGTCCTCCTCTTGACTTCGGGTTCCGACGAGTCAGTTCCACCGACCGCTATTATGT tcaGTTTCCAGGTTATGCTCGCTACCGCGACATTTACCCGGTCCGGTTTGCACGATTGCTCTGGTGGCTCGAGTCTGGTGAGGATATCTATCACCGCAACTGTCGTTCATCGCTCTTCTTCAATGAACAATTGCAGGAAGAATTCCATCACTCAGTGGCAATGCAGAACGTACACCGTCTTCTCCGTCGGCTTTTGATTGGCACCGATCTTATGCTGGTTAGTTCCTTGTATTTCCAGTAG